In one window of Nitrospirota bacterium DNA:
- a CDS encoding glutaredoxin: protein MEKNIQEEIKNEITQNKILIYGKGTKGMPRCGFTLETIQFFSKYNYPFEVIDVLNSPDKRSELSKMTNWPTLPKVFINGEFYGDTDILDEMERKGEVKPLLDKAFGKNIS from the coding sequence ATGGAAAAGAACATTCAAGAAGAGATCAAAAATGAGATCACGCAAAATAAAATCTTGATTTACGGCAAAGGGACAAAGGGGATGCCTCGTTGTGGTTTTACGCTGGAGACTATCCAGTTTTTCAGCAAATACAACTACCCTTTTGAGGTCATCGACGTATTAAATAGCCCTGACAAGAGATCCGAACTTTCTAAAATGACAAACTGGCCCACGCTTCCTAAAGTGTTTATCAACGGAGAATTCTACGGGGACACGGACATCCTGGATGAGATGGAGAGAAAAGGAGAAGTCAAGCCTCTTCTTGATAAAGCATTTGGAAAGAATATTTCATAA
- a CDS encoding DUF1841 family protein: MSVFSKEYQHKFIRVAEKLKKGTPVQESEEALIAEIMSQHPEFIPIWELGDLSASPQEINGEIVNPFVHTALHLVMEKQIEINKPEEVVEVVNTFLKNGIDRHKVIHQVGGIYAEIYFSSLRRGQMFEEFSYIEIIKEMAKGE, translated from the coding sequence ATGAGCGTATTTAGCAAAGAATATCAACATAAATTCATTCGTGTCGCCGAAAAACTGAAAAAAGGAACTCCTGTTCAGGAAAGCGAAGAGGCTCTTATTGCAGAAATCATGTCCCAGCACCCGGAATTCATTCCGATCTGGGAATTGGGTGATTTGTCCGCATCTCCACAGGAAATTAATGGAGAAATCGTGAACCCCTTTGTTCATACCGCGCTCCATCTGGTCATGGAAAAGCAGATTGAAATTAACAAACCTGAGGAAGTCGTTGAGGTCGTGAATACCTTTCTGAAGAACGGAATCGACCGGCACAAAGTGATCCATCAAGTCGGGGGGATCTATGCGGAAATCTATTTTTCAAGTTTAAGAAGAGGTCAGATGTTTGAAGAATTCAGCTATATTGAAATAATCAAAGAAATGGCAAAGGGAGAGTGA
- a CDS encoding zinc ribbon domain-containing protein gives MILYCPQCDTPNSNQSSFCEKCLTEFPSYLWEKHLFCPECFHENMAKEEFCERCHEPLRPGQVE, from the coding sequence ATGATCCTTTACTGCCCACAGTGCGATACGCCAAATTCAAATCAGTCCAGTTTCTGTGAAAAATGTTTAACGGAATTTCCTTCTTACCTTTGGGAAAAACATCTTTTCTGCCCTGAATGTTTTCATGAAAATATGGCCAAAGAAGAATTCTGCGAGAGGTGTCATGAACCCCTCCGTCCTGGACAGGTCGAATAG
- a CDS encoding radical SAM protein codes for MELSSHSRLYLSNRFVYPVLSRRSKGISIGINLNPDKICNFDCIYCQVDRRTPDEGSQTVNIGSVLSELRNLLISFKDESIYLTPPFIEIPRERVNLKDIAYSGDGEPSLFPGIFNLTREVISLKNSLGFPNVKLIMITNASGISRPETLKAIGLLDADQGTLWAKLDAGTEAYFHQVCRTGFSFQKILDNILLISQKRSIVIQSCFMKINREVPSKLEIESYSRRLIDFVNAGGRFDLIQVYTVARKPTESYVQPLENSELDEIAEIVRNKSGLAVETYYHS; via the coding sequence ATGGAATTGTCCTCTCATAGCCGATTGTATTTAAGTAACCGCTTTGTCTATCCTGTTCTCTCCCGAAGATCAAAAGGAATTTCCATTGGCATTAATTTGAATCCCGATAAGATCTGCAATTTCGATTGCATTTATTGCCAAGTCGACCGCCGTACTCCCGATGAAGGAAGCCAGACGGTCAATATTGGTTCGGTTCTTAGTGAACTAAGGAACCTTTTGATCTCATTTAAGGATGAATCGATCTATTTAACTCCGCCATTTATAGAGATTCCGAGAGAACGAGTCAATTTAAAAGACATTGCTTATTCAGGCGATGGCGAGCCCTCATTGTTTCCCGGGATATTCAACCTGACCCGAGAGGTCATCTCTCTAAAAAACTCTCTTGGATTTCCCAACGTGAAGCTTATCATGATTACCAATGCCAGCGGCATTTCGAGGCCCGAAACCTTGAAAGCCATTGGTCTTCTCGATGCCGATCAGGGCACGCTTTGGGCAAAACTCGATGCCGGCACGGAGGCTTATTTTCATCAGGTTTGCCGGACCGGCTTTTCGTTCCAAAAAATTCTTGATAACATTCTTCTTATCTCACAAAAAAGGTCCATTGTCATACAAAGCTGTTTCATGAAAATAAATCGTGAAGTTCCTTCAAAACTGGAGATAGAATCCTATTCTCGAAGGCTCATTGATTTTGTCAATGCGGGCGGAAGATTTGATTTGATTCAGGTCTATACGGTCGCCAGAAAACCGACTGAATCGTATGTTCAACCTCTCGAAAATAGCGAGCTCGATGAGATCGCTGAAATAGTCAGAAATAAGAGTGGCCTTGCCGTAGAAACTTATTACCATTCTTAA
- the ilvD gene encoding dihydroxy-acid dehydratase, with amino-acid sequence MSQDNQKSRTLVAGSDRAPARAMFRSVGFTDKDLERPIIGIANTWTEVGPCNFHLRRLAEKVKEGIRAAGGTPMEFNTVTISDGITMGTEGMKTSLISREVIADSIELVGRGNMFDGVVALSGCDKTIPGTVMALIRLNVPSLMLYGGSIMPGSYQGRDITIQDVFEAVGAFGTGKISEKELKAIEESACPGAGACGGQFTANTMATAMEIMGISPSGSGSVPAMDPKKDEVAYQAGITVMALVRKGIRPDQIITRRSIENAISSIATTGGSTNGVLHLLALAKEANLPLVIDDFQDISSRTPLLVDLKPGGHYVANDLYHAGGIPLVGKRLLEGGFLHPNELTVTGKTIGEEVRLAKETPGQKVVHPLSSPIKKSGGLVILKGNLSPEGSVVKLAGHERLYHRGMVKVFDREEDAFHAVQKGEIKSGDVVAIRYEGPVGGPGMREMLGVTSALMGAGLGDSVALLTDGRFSGATRGLMVGHVAPEAAKGGPIAVIRNGDMVVFDMEKRELNVELSAAELKDRLKSWLPPAPKYQSGVMAKFARLVSSASTGATTG; translated from the coding sequence ATGAGTCAAGACAATCAGAAGAGCCGGACTCTCGTCGCAGGTTCAGATCGCGCTCCGGCCAGAGCGATGTTCAGGTCGGTCGGTTTTACTGACAAGGACTTGGAGCGGCCGATTATTGGAATTGCCAATACCTGGACGGAAGTGGGCCCGTGCAACTTCCACCTCAGGCGCCTTGCTGAAAAGGTGAAGGAAGGGATTCGAGCCGCTGGAGGAACCCCGATGGAATTCAATACCGTGACTATTTCAGACGGTATAACTATGGGAACCGAGGGAATGAAGACTTCGTTGATCAGCCGCGAGGTCATTGCGGATTCGATTGAGCTGGTTGGAAGAGGTAATATGTTTGACGGTGTAGTGGCCCTCTCCGGATGTGATAAAACGATTCCCGGCACGGTCATGGCTTTGATCCGACTCAATGTCCCTTCTCTCATGCTCTACGGCGGATCGATTATGCCGGGGTCCTATCAGGGAAGGGATATTACAATTCAGGATGTCTTTGAAGCGGTAGGGGCATTTGGAACAGGAAAAATCAGTGAAAAAGAGTTAAAGGCGATAGAAGAATCAGCGTGTCCGGGGGCAGGCGCATGTGGGGGCCAATTTACTGCCAATACTATGGCAACGGCAATGGAGATTATGGGAATCTCCCCGTCAGGGAGTGGTAGTGTTCCTGCGATGGATCCGAAAAAAGACGAAGTGGCCTATCAGGCGGGGATAACCGTGATGGCGCTGGTCAGAAAGGGGATACGTCCTGACCAGATTATTACGCGCCGGTCGATAGAAAACGCGATTTCATCCATTGCCACGACAGGAGGTTCGACCAACGGTGTTCTCCATCTTCTTGCCCTGGCAAAAGAAGCGAATCTTCCACTTGTAATCGATGACTTTCAGGACATCAGCTCTCGGACGCCACTTTTGGTGGATTTGAAGCCCGGAGGTCACTATGTGGCAAATGACCTTTATCATGCAGGAGGGATTCCTTTGGTAGGCAAGAGGCTCCTGGAAGGAGGTTTTCTGCACCCCAACGAACTTACTGTAACGGGGAAGACAATTGGTGAAGAAGTCCGTTTGGCGAAGGAAACGCCGGGACAAAAAGTCGTTCATCCTTTATCGAGTCCGATTAAAAAGAGCGGGGGACTTGTTATTTTAAAAGGAAATCTCTCTCCGGAGGGTTCTGTTGTCAAATTGGCGGGACATGAAAGGCTATACCATCGTGGCATGGTCAAGGTATTTGACCGGGAGGAAGATGCTTTTCATGCTGTCCAGAAGGGTGAGATCAAATCCGGTGATGTGGTGGCCATTCGCTATGAAGGACCTGTAGGTGGCCCGGGAATGCGTGAAATGTTAGGAGTAACGAGCGCTTTGATGGGAGCGGGACTGGGTGATTCCGTCGCGTTGTTGACCGACGGACGATTTTCGGGTGCAACGCGCGGATTGATGGTCGGGCATGTTGCCCCCGAGGCCGCAAAAGGAGGTCCTATCGCAGTGATAAGAAACGGAGACATGGTTGTCTTCGACATGGAAAAAAGGGAATTGAATGTTGAGCTTTCTGCTGCTGAGCTGAAGGATCGGTTAAAATCCTGGTTGCCCCCTGCACCCAAATACCAAAGCGGTGTCATGGCTAAATTTGCGAGACTCGTCTCTTCTGCTTCGACCGGTGCAACAACCGGTTAA
- a CDS encoding FecR domain-containing protein, whose product MIQSGRFKSIGSKFLIILGILVFLPVTTRAAEELLSGSDDVVRLARISYISGELLFQRGDDDNWISTSVNMPLRPHDKIGTSDGARAEIEIDNGSIIRIAENTQIAFLNLEQDMTQIQLTAGLATVMTRLAPSMSESGAAMEIDTPEAAIIVEQRAIFRLEVREDGSTEITVQDGKIRLSTDAEPVWITKGQRIVIDSDENPRYSLESLNQSDEWDEWNRHRDRQILSSVSPKYLPPEYRMGVSELDQYGIWIQDTSYGWVWAPQVPGGWIPYRNGRWVWIEPWGWTWVSYEPWGWVPFHYGRWINNSGRWIWVPGHRREAWSPGHVRFIRGSDWVGWIPLAPGELHDNRSGRGRSVNRDLINYRTPGATTILPRNTFVSGTPIPKRFSPPRDPIKEGRLISGQLPIIPTELSLRPKPEERLRSPLPPSRIVHRPVTYDHPILNPPQRFENRIRDLKETIEKGDSPDSLPFKREENRSPKPTFEPRRERLHKDLVVRTPIKELEEPLQAPRRPPPPPFKHFEQRNERRGKPPEVKSLYRKPPRPVKEREIK is encoded by the coding sequence ATGATCCAAAGTGGTCGTTTTAAATCAATCGGATCAAAATTTCTCATCATTCTGGGAATCCTGGTATTCCTGCCGGTGACAACGCGTGCCGCTGAAGAATTATTGTCAGGTTCTGACGATGTCGTCCGGCTTGCCCGGATCAGTTATATCTCCGGAGAGCTTCTTTTTCAAAGGGGAGATGATGACAATTGGATTTCCACATCCGTCAACATGCCTCTTCGGCCGCATGATAAAATCGGGACCTCTGACGGGGCGAGAGCTGAAATCGAAATTGACAATGGTTCGATAATACGGATAGCGGAAAACACCCAAATCGCTTTTCTAAATCTGGAACAGGATATGACGCAGATTCAATTAACCGCTGGTTTGGCCACAGTCATGACCCGACTGGCTCCTTCGATGAGTGAGTCCGGTGCAGCCATGGAAATCGACACTCCCGAGGCCGCAATCATTGTTGAACAAAGAGCAATTTTCAGGCTGGAAGTGAGAGAGGACGGGTCAACCGAAATAACTGTGCAGGACGGAAAGATCAGACTGAGTACAGATGCTGAACCGGTCTGGATTACAAAAGGTCAGAGAATTGTCATCGATAGCGACGAAAACCCCCGATATTCGCTTGAATCTTTGAATCAATCGGATGAGTGGGACGAATGGAATCGTCATCGGGACCGGCAGATTCTCTCGTCGGTGAGCCCGAAATATCTTCCTCCGGAATATCGGATGGGGGTCTCGGAGTTGGATCAATACGGAATTTGGATTCAGGACACTTCCTATGGATGGGTCTGGGCGCCCCAGGTTCCTGGGGGCTGGATTCCTTATCGAAACGGAAGATGGGTCTGGATCGAGCCCTGGGGTTGGACGTGGGTTTCCTATGAACCCTGGGGCTGGGTCCCTTTCCATTATGGCCGTTGGATTAACAATTCTGGCCGGTGGATCTGGGTTCCAGGGCATCGACGTGAAGCCTGGTCCCCGGGTCATGTCAGATTCATACGTGGATCCGATTGGGTCGGGTGGATTCCGCTCGCACCGGGAGAACTTCATGATAACCGGTCTGGGCGGGGGAGATCGGTCAATCGTGACCTCATCAATTACCGCACTCCGGGGGCAACCACCATCCTTCCCCGAAATACGTTTGTTTCGGGAACGCCAATACCAAAGCGATTTTCGCCTCCCCGGGATCCGATAAAGGAGGGGCGATTAATTTCAGGGCAACTACCGATCATTCCCACCGAATTAAGTTTAAGACCAAAACCTGAAGAGAGGCTGAGAAGTCCCCTTCCCCCTTCGCGAATTGTGCACCGTCCGGTGACTTACGATCATCCGATTTTGAATCCTCCGCAGCGATTTGAAAATAGAATCAGGGATCTTAAGGAAACGATCGAAAAGGGAGATTCTCCCGATTCTTTGCCGTTCAAAAGAGAAGAAAACCGGTCTCCAAAACCAACATTTGAACCCAGGAGGGAAAGGCTTCATAAGGATCTGGTTGTAAGAACCCCCATAAAGGAGCTCGAGGAACCACTTCAAGCTCCCCGCCGTCCCCCACCTCCTCCTTTTAAGCATTTCGAACAGAGAAATGAACGCAGGGGAAAGCCGCCAGAGGTAAAATCGCTTTATCGGAAACCGCCCCGGCCTGTCAAGGAGAGGGAAATTAAATAA
- a CDS encoding carboxypeptidase-like regulatory domain-containing protein, whose amino-acid sequence MEGNGELTGNIHFSGVSPKIKNEIITLNPEICGNQVQLEDFMVNPENHGVNNVFVSLKSRLEEASSGGETDSVIINNVKCRIEPAVIRIKVNQIMSIRNSDPIFHSLQFLNKERLIFDAALPKNSNVLRKKFGEPGVIRVKCAIHPFMQGVIYVTDTPTHTLTDRNGTFRLTDIKPGRYILKVRHKSLKPVEREIEIVPGKNSGVSLTVEKTDE is encoded by the coding sequence ATGGAAGGAAATGGTGAATTGACCGGGAACATCCACTTTTCAGGTGTTTCTCCCAAGATAAAAAATGAAATTATTACCCTTAATCCTGAAATCTGCGGCAATCAGGTTCAACTGGAAGATTTTATGGTTAATCCAGAGAATCATGGTGTAAACAATGTCTTTGTCAGTCTGAAAAGCAGGCTTGAGGAGGCCTCTTCAGGAGGGGAGACAGATTCCGTGATTATCAATAATGTCAAATGTCGAATTGAACCTGCAGTCATACGGATAAAGGTGAATCAGATCATGAGCATTCGGAACTCAGACCCGATCTTTCATTCGTTGCAATTTCTCAATAAAGAACGGTTGATTTTTGATGCTGCCCTACCTAAAAACTCAAACGTATTGAGAAAAAAATTCGGTGAGCCCGGTGTGATCAGGGTAAAATGCGCGATTCATCCTTTTATGCAAGGTGTTATCTATGTCACTGACACCCCCACTCATACCTTAACCGACAGGAATGGAACATTTCGGTTGACTGACATAAAGCCGGGGCGATACATTCTGAAAGTTCGGCACAAATCGTTGAAGCCGGTTGAAAGGGAGATTGAAATTGTTCCTGGTAAGAATAGCGGTGTGTCACTGACAGTTGAAAAAACTGACGAATGA
- a CDS encoding 2-oxoacid:acceptor oxidoreductase family protein, translating into MKKRYNIRMAGIGGQGVVTASHILSNAVIISKGESTLVPFFGSEKRMAPVESYVRIAEDKIYEIGEIIFPNALMIFHSQVITHGKSYTMPFYSGLKNGGIVLINNETPLNLIEDEERELREKNARVYYIPATRIAVEVAGTELATNMAMCGAMAGIMGMPDLTSLEQSVKERFIGKGFVVSGGTASLDNVIEKKFAKKAQLIQKNMDAITFAHNYAIEKGWQAVKGSKEQVMA; encoded by the coding sequence ATGAAAAAGAGATATAATATTCGAATGGCTGGAATCGGAGGGCAGGGAGTCGTTACTGCTTCTCATATTCTGAGCAATGCTGTGATTATCAGCAAGGGAGAAAGCACGCTTGTCCCGTTTTTTGGATCAGAAAAGCGGATGGCGCCTGTTGAAAGTTATGTCCGTATTGCGGAGGATAAGATCTATGAAATTGGAGAGATTATTTTCCCGAATGCGTTAATGATCTTTCATTCCCAGGTGATTACGCATGGAAAATCGTATACCATGCCCTTTTATTCAGGTCTTAAAAATGGCGGAATCGTTTTGATCAACAATGAAACGCCTCTTAATTTGATCGAAGACGAAGAGAGAGAATTGAGAGAAAAGAACGCAAGAGTCTATTATATTCCGGCAACTCGAATCGCCGTGGAAGTCGCCGGAACCGAATTGGCAACGAATATGGCGATGTGCGGGGCAATGGCTGGTATAATGGGAATGCCGGATCTCACTTCACTGGAACAGTCGGTAAAGGAGAGGTTTATTGGGAAAGGGTTTGTGGTATCTGGCGGTACAGCTTCACTGGACAATGTGATTGAAAAGAAGTTTGCCAAAAAGGCCCAGCTCATTCAAAAAAATATGGATGCGATTACCTTTGCCCATAACTATGCCATTGAAAAAGGCTGGCAGGCCGTAAAAGGTTCAAAAGAACAGGTGATGGCGTAA
- a CDS encoding BolA family transcriptional regulator produces MPDAVVEIVDRTGTMDHFRISIVSNAFDGKNLLDRQRFVYHTLDEPMQDGRIHALEIKSSTPEEAGRKLP; encoded by the coding sequence ATGCCGGACGCGGTTGTCGAAATCGTTGACCGGACTGGAACCATGGACCATTTCCGGATTTCAATTGTTTCCAATGCTTTTGACGGAAAAAATCTGTTAGACAGACAAAGATTCGTCTATCACACGCTGGACGAGCCGATGCAAGATGGAAGAATACATGCACTAGAAATCAAATCATCCACACCGGAAGAAGCCGGACGAAAGTTACCCTGA
- a CDS encoding pyruvate ferredoxin oxidoreductase, whose translation MYVVAEIDESICSETSCRLCTQYCPEANTILYDTVRKTAFVAIDRCKGCEICVGICDTLAKHHAIKMVAADQVKHPFEMSKAGIPK comes from the coding sequence ATGTATGTAGTAGCTGAAATCGATGAATCTATTTGTTCGGAAACAAGTTGCCGTCTCTGTACTCAATATTGTCCGGAAGCCAATACAATTCTGTATGATACTGTGAGAAAAACCGCTTTCGTGGCGATTGACCGTTGCAAGGGATGCGAGATCTGTGTCGGAATATGCGACACGCTGGCCAAACATCACGCCATCAAGATGGTTGCAGCTGATCAGGTCAAACATCCATTTGAAATGTCGAAAGCAGGAATACCCAAGTAA
- a CDS encoding hybrid sensor histidine kinase/response regulator — protein MEILSEIYETYIKDLTFARVKSFWVLGMIILPLIATVDYLANPVHSALYVLRFGIGLLLAFALFASFKYEPFVRKNIFRLGYFSSLLPAVMIASYFLSHEKGLKSIDSGFYLILMAFCLMMPWNLKRSLGTYVSIYLVILGAEVSGLKGDIPMIFFQDQLLMVSAVLIASVASYFHEQLRFKEFRAKFDLNQSRKEMESAKNEIEKAYRDLKEADQIKTDFFTNVNHEIRTPLTLILLPLEMALNQEYGKLSPELHKNMSTVRTNALRLLNLINGLLDLAKSDAGKMELYRKKQDLKLIVQGIISSLSLIADKKNIKLSFLTRTRIPEFYFDREKVERTLINLISNALKFTDSDGIIEVNMEVKGEFLEVSVKDTGIGIPHGAFEKIFKRFVQVDSSSSRKYQGTGLGLTLCKEFVELHGGRIGVESHLGEGSTFRFTLPLMEELPGREDAVEKRFREVQTKSRRRSEDLTKSLSLSALYESLDLTCPEEIIEVRSHESRFKYQILIVEEHAQMREYIRLMLQKEYRVLTAQDGIEGLEQIKKHLPDLVISDLMMPHKDGYQLCQEIRANEETRHIPVILLTAKSEISFKMKAIEQGVTDYLSKPFYAEELQARVRSLFRLVELEKENIQSKKMGALFLLISGILHDLSAQGSTPESVLSGMSRIEEAISQFKTFREQSVSGIQSLPNPKI, from the coding sequence ATGGAAATACTTTCAGAAATTTATGAAACGTACATCAAAGACTTAACCTTCGCCAGGGTGAAGTCTTTCTGGGTGCTTGGGATGATTATTCTCCCGCTTATTGCGACCGTTGATTATCTCGCCAATCCGGTTCATTCCGCGTTATATGTCCTGCGATTCGGGATCGGTCTTTTACTCGCTTTCGCTCTTTTTGCCTCTTTCAAATACGAACCCTTTGTCCGGAAGAATATTTTCCGTCTGGGATATTTTTCCTCGCTTTTGCCGGCTGTGATGATCGCCAGTTATTTCCTCTCGCACGAGAAAGGATTAAAATCAATTGATTCGGGATTTTACCTGATTCTGATGGCTTTTTGCCTTATGATGCCCTGGAACCTGAAAAGATCGTTGGGAACTTATGTCTCGATCTACCTTGTCATCCTGGGTGCGGAAGTGTCCGGACTGAAAGGTGACATTCCAATGATATTTTTTCAGGATCAATTGTTGATGGTGTCGGCTGTATTAATTGCCTCCGTGGCCAGCTATTTTCATGAACAGCTGAGATTTAAGGAATTCCGGGCGAAATTTGACCTCAATCAATCGCGAAAGGAGATGGAATCGGCAAAAAATGAGATCGAAAAAGCTTATCGGGATTTGAAGGAGGCGGACCAGATCAAGACTGATTTCTTCACGAATGTGAATCATGAAATTCGAACTCCGTTGACGTTGATCCTCCTTCCACTTGAAATGGCATTAAATCAGGAATATGGGAAGCTCTCGCCCGAACTTCATAAAAATATGTCGACCGTCAGAACCAATGCATTGCGCTTGCTTAATCTGATCAACGGGCTCCTCGATCTGGCAAAATCGGATGCCGGAAAAATGGAGCTCTATCGCAAAAAGCAGGATCTCAAACTGATTGTCCAGGGAATCATTTCGTCCCTGTCCCTTATTGCCGACAAAAAAAATATCAAGCTGTCCTTCTTAACCAGGACACGAATACCCGAATTTTATTTTGACAGGGAAAAAGTAGAGAGGACCTTGATCAATTTGATCTCAAATGCCCTGAAATTCACCGATTCAGACGGAATCATCGAAGTCAATATGGAAGTCAAAGGGGAATTTCTGGAGGTGAGCGTCAAAGATACTGGAATTGGAATTCCTCACGGGGCCTTTGAAAAAATATTCAAACGATTTGTCCAGGTAGACAGCTCGTCGAGCCGGAAATACCAGGGGACGGGTCTCGGACTGACACTTTGCAAAGAATTTGTCGAGCTTCACGGCGGGCGTATCGGGGTGGAAAGTCATCTGGGAGAAGGCTCAACCTTTCGATTTACTCTCCCCCTGATGGAAGAACTTCCCGGGCGGGAAGATGCCGTTGAAAAAAGATTCAGGGAGGTACAGACGAAATCGAGGAGAAGGAGTGAAGACCTCACAAAGAGCCTTTCTCTCTCGGCCCTTTACGAATCGCTTGATTTGACTTGTCCGGAAGAAATCATCGAAGTGCGAAGTCACGAGAGTCGTTTTAAGTATCAGATTTTGATCGTGGAAGAACATGCTCAGATGAGAGAATATATTCGATTGATGCTTCAAAAAGAATACCGGGTTCTTACGGCTCAGGATGGTATCGAGGGGTTGGAACAAATTAAGAAACATCTCCCTGATCTCGTGATTTCAGATCTGATGATGCCGCATAAGGATGGCTATCAACTTTGTCAGGAGATAAGAGCAAACGAAGAAACCCGGCACATTCCGGTCATTCTCTTGACTGCAAAATCGGAAATCTCATTTAAAATGAAGGCGATTGAGCAGGGTGTAACCGATTACCTGTCTAAACCCTTCTATGCCGAAGAGCTTCAGGCCCGGGTCAGATCCCTTTTCAGACTTGTCGAACTTGAAAAAGAAAACATTCAGTCGAAGAAGATGGGCGCCCTGTTTTTACTCATTTCTGGAATACTTCATGATCTAAGCGCGCAAGGGTCTACCCCGGAAAGCGTTCTGAGCGGAATGTCGCGGATCGAAGAAGCCATATCACAATTCAAGACATTCCGCGAACAGAGTGTGTCCGGAATACAATCGCTCCCCAATCCAAAGATTTGA
- a CDS encoding MFS transporter translates to MKKSPLIIIFVTVFVDLLGFGIVIPITPFYAEKYGATALAVGLLMSSYSLMQLIFAPIWGRVSDRVGRRPIILMSLLGSTISYLIFGLADSLAVLFISRCFAGVFGANISTSQAYISDSTNAENRAKGMGLIGAAFGLGFVLGPLFGGYFSHYGYRIPAYLASVICGVNFFSALVNLPESRKPDRILARESRSLTLQGIKGTFSIHLLSILVILTFLITFAFSNLEATFALFAEKKYQFGSVETGYIFGFLGILMAVMQGGLIGRLAKKFGEKKLLVAGTILMLFGLVLIPFVPHFYLLVGVLVLLGFGVGINNPSLNSLISQYSDPHQVGTVMGVSQAMGSLARILGPMFGGYVYDRYGMEYPYVGAGIFMLVAIGMAVLFLNVSGKEKPGLVDHR, encoded by the coding sequence ATGAAAAAATCTCCGCTTATCATCATCTTTGTCACTGTTTTTGTGGACCTTCTCGGTTTCGGCATTGTGATTCCAATTACCCCTTTTTATGCGGAGAAATACGGTGCAACGGCCCTTGCGGTGGGACTTCTAATGTCATCATACTCACTCATGCAACTAATCTTCGCGCCGATCTGGGGAAGAGTTTCTGACCGGGTAGGGAGGAGGCCGATCATTCTGATGAGCCTTCTGGGATCCACGATTTCGTATTTGATTTTTGGTCTGGCCGATTCCCTGGCAGTATTATTTATTTCGAGATGTTTTGCCGGAGTCTTTGGAGCCAACATTTCAACCAGCCAGGCCTATATTTCAGATTCGACCAATGCAGAAAACCGGGCTAAAGGAATGGGTCTGATCGGGGCGGCGTTTGGGCTTGGATTTGTCCTGGGTCCGCTTTTCGGAGGCTATTTCAGTCATTACGGATATCGAATCCCCGCCTATCTAGCTTCAGTCATCTGTGGTGTCAATTTTTTTTCAGCCCTGGTCAATCTCCCAGAGTCGCGTAAACCTGATCGCATTCTCGCCAGAGAAAGCAGATCGCTGACACTCCAGGGAATAAAGGGGACCTTTTCAATTCATTTGTTGAGCATCCTCGTCATTTTGACGTTTTTAATTACCTTCGCTTTTTCAAATCTTGAGGCGACGTTTGCACTTTTTGCGGAAAAAAAATATCAGTTTGGGTCTGTCGAGACCGGTTATATTTTCGGGTTTCTTGGAATCCTGATGGCCGTCATGCAAGGGGGCTTGATTGGCAGGCTTGCCAAAAAGTTTGGCGAAAAGAAGCTCTTGGTGGCCGGAACAATTTTAATGCTTTTTGGACTGGTTTTAATTCCTTTCGTCCCCCATTTTTATCTTCTGGTTGGTGTGTTAGTTCTGCTGGGGTTTGGTGTCGGCATCAATAATCCCTCTTTAAACAGCCTGATTTCCCAGTACAGCGATCCTCATCAGGTTGGAACGGTGATGGGTGTATCTCAGGCGATGGGAAGCCTGGCCCGTATTTTGGGACCGATGTTCGGGGGGTATGTCTATGACCGATATGGAATGGAATATCCCTATGTCGGTGCGGGAATTTTTATGTTGGTTGCAATTGGCATGGCAGTCTTATTTCTTAATGTCAGTGGAAAAGAAAAACCGGGACTTGTTGATCACAGGTAA